In Halodesulfovibrio sp., the following are encoded in one genomic region:
- a CDS encoding Jag N-terminal domain-containing protein has protein sequence MDGYKEFKGKTLDSAIEEACSYFNSPREKLEIDLINDAKTGIFGLVGAKKAKIRARRMQVQFDSQTLSAPLETSRRSKKNAASVTAEPETERKTEKPKQRQERPQKRSEKTQPNKQQKAKEKSAVSAEEARTAKPKQERGRPQRSKPEGPRGQKKQTAKSSEKPQGAKPARKKHEAGEEKMEGPKRGRNNQRRRPQKAQGAKQDGAPHSRKQRPAPRPESVIEPVKADPIPEANLDELDQTELLKVVTEVVNRLITPVIGETPVEARIEDGRVKASISSGDNSGLLIGREGQTLASFQYLANRIVAKIFGVAVRVQLDTGDYRERQDEKLRDIALHLAEKAKTIGKPQSTRPLSSYHRRVVHLALQDDDEIQTRSKGDGPLKRVIIGRKRK, from the coding sequence ATGGATGGATACAAAGAGTTCAAGGGTAAAACCCTTGACAGCGCTATCGAGGAAGCGTGCAGCTACTTCAATAGTCCTCGGGAAAAACTGGAAATTGACCTCATTAATGACGCGAAGACCGGTATTTTTGGTCTAGTCGGGGCGAAGAAAGCAAAAATTAGAGCCCGCAGAATGCAGGTTCAGTTTGATTCGCAGACACTGTCTGCCCCGTTAGAGACCTCCCGACGCTCTAAGAAAAATGCCGCATCGGTTACGGCGGAACCAGAAACCGAGCGCAAGACTGAGAAGCCAAAACAACGGCAGGAACGTCCTCAAAAACGTTCTGAAAAAACTCAGCCTAATAAACAACAAAAAGCAAAAGAAAAATCCGCAGTTTCTGCTGAAGAAGCTCGGACTGCTAAACCAAAACAGGAACGTGGTCGTCCTCAGCGTTCTAAGCCGGAAGGTCCTCGTGGTCAGAAAAAGCAGACTGCGAAATCTTCTGAGAAGCCTCAAGGTGCAAAACCTGCTCGTAAGAAGCACGAGGCTGGCGAAGAAAAGATGGAAGGACCAAAACGTGGTCGCAACAATCAGCGTCGTCGTCCGCAGAAAGCGCAAGGCGCTAAGCAAGACGGTGCACCGCATTCACGAAAACAGCGTCCGGCGCCAAGGCCTGAATCTGTTATTGAGCCGGTAAAAGCTGACCCGATTCCTGAAGCAAACCTTGATGAGCTGGATCAGACCGAGCTTTTGAAGGTTGTTACTGAAGTAGTAAACCGCCTTATTACCCCAGTAATAGGTGAAACTCCGGTTGAAGCACGTATTGAGGACGGACGAGTCAAAGCTTCTATTTCCAGCGGCGACAATTCCGGACTATTAATTGGTCGTGAAGGCCAAACACTTGCTTCATTCCAGTATCTTGCAAACCGTATTGTAGCTAAAATTTTTGGCGTAGCAGTACGTGTGCAGCTGGATACAGGAGATTACCGTGAGCGTCAGGATGAAAAATTGCGTGATATTGCTCTGCATTTAGCTGAAAAAGCTAAAACCATCGGCAAACCGCAATCTACTCGTCCATTAAGCTCTTATCATCGCCGCGTGGTACATCTTGCTTTGCAGGATGATGATGAAATTCAGACCCGCAGCAAAGGTGACGGCCCGCTTAAGCGTGTTATCATCGGTCGCAAGCGCAAATAG
- the mnmE gene encoding tRNA uridine-5-carboxymethylaminomethyl(34) synthesis GTPase MnmE encodes MTQNDTIAAIATAMGQGGIGIIRISGSEAGTILRKLFRSSSEKFSGFRPWVLHHGHIKDAKGEDLDDVLVVHMPGTKTFTGEECAEIHCHGGPAILSSVLEAIFALGARPADCGEFSKRAFLNGRMDLTQVEAIAEMIAAPAREGVRLAQAKLDGLLGKRIAELRTRLEFVRMKLCVAVDFPEEDLECLDPQEFTDDITNVMEAIRTLVGNFDRARCWRDGALVVLAGQVNAGKSSLMNGLLGRKRAIVTDIPGTTRDFLEEHLTFDGLPIRLVDTAGLRETGDIVEQEGVRLSRDLASQADLVLLVVDGTRGLGTHEKELIATVGAEKVLLVWNKVDLVEGEQQIDTADCAVVQISAKHGDGLDMLAESIRTNILTRNGDTKEPEAGDLVPNLRQSHALSLAASELEGLLDDLAMQIPYDLLGVRLETACSILSEITGETTPDEILNKIFESFCIGK; translated from the coding sequence ATGACCCAGAATGATACAATTGCAGCTATCGCCACAGCAATGGGGCAGGGTGGCATTGGTATTATCCGCATCAGCGGATCTGAAGCCGGTACTATTTTGCGTAAGCTGTTTCGCTCTTCCAGCGAAAAATTTTCCGGATTTCGTCCTTGGGTTCTTCACCACGGGCATATCAAGGATGCAAAAGGCGAAGATTTAGACGATGTGTTAGTGGTTCATATGCCCGGCACCAAAACCTTTACAGGTGAAGAGTGTGCTGAGATTCATTGCCATGGCGGTCCGGCAATTTTGAGCAGCGTATTAGAGGCTATTTTTGCCTTGGGTGCACGTCCGGCAGATTGTGGTGAGTTTTCAAAACGTGCCTTCTTGAATGGTCGTATGGACTTAACACAGGTGGAAGCAATTGCAGAAATGATTGCTGCTCCGGCTCGTGAAGGTGTGCGACTTGCTCAGGCAAAACTTGATGGTTTACTTGGAAAGCGCATTGCGGAACTACGCACCCGTTTAGAGTTTGTGCGCATGAAGCTTTGCGTAGCTGTAGACTTTCCAGAAGAAGACCTCGAATGCCTTGATCCTCAGGAGTTTACTGATGACATCACAAACGTGATGGAGGCAATTCGAACTCTTGTCGGTAATTTTGATCGTGCCCGCTGTTGGCGTGATGGTGCTCTTGTTGTTTTGGCGGGTCAGGTTAACGCGGGTAAATCTAGCCTGATGAACGGTTTGCTAGGACGCAAGCGAGCTATTGTGACTGATATTCCGGGTACAACTCGAGATTTTCTCGAAGAACACCTTACGTTTGACGGGCTTCCAATTCGCCTTGTGGATACCGCAGGATTGCGTGAAACCGGAGATATTGTCGAGCAGGAAGGCGTGCGTCTCAGCCGTGATCTTGCATCACAGGCAGACTTAGTTTTACTTGTGGTCGATGGAACTCGTGGTTTGGGTACACACGAAAAAGAGCTGATTGCAACTGTCGGAGCAGAAAAAGTTCTTTTGGTGTGGAACAAAGTCGATTTAGTTGAAGGTGAGCAGCAGATTGATACTGCTGACTGTGCTGTTGTTCAGATATCTGCCAAGCACGGTGACGGGCTTGATATGCTCGCTGAATCAATCCGAACCAATATCTTAACTCGGAATGGGGATACAAAAGAGCCGGAAGCCGGTGACCTTGTTCCGAACCTTCGCCAGAGCCATGCCTTGAGTTTGGCTGCTTCTGAACTTGAAGGTCTGCTTGACGACCTCGCAATGCAAATTCCTTATGATTTACTCGGTGTTCGATTGGAAACAGCATGTTCTATTTTGTCAGAAATAACTGGCGAAACAACTCCTGACGAAATTCTGAACAAAATTTTCGAAAGTTTTTGTATCGGTAAATAG
- a CDS encoding 4Fe-4S binding protein → MSKPVVESVDIAVCRGISSGNCRFAMDADESFPSAIRTVIEQTGWDDFLRTQIRGPLLHHHTFKIALSLCPNGCSRPHIADIGIIRAKQPALVAAACSHCGLCGRICPDKAISYDKGEPVFDLDACVQCGLCIQKCPERAIRASEDGYRIVLGGKLGRHPRLASELSGIFCEEQVLVTITECLFYYMEQYRPKLRFGTLVEENYDALMQRLELIKTVRCKG, encoded by the coding sequence ATGTCGAAGCCAGTTGTTGAGTCTGTTGATATAGCCGTTTGTCGTGGAATTTCCAGCGGCAACTGTCGATTTGCGATGGATGCTGACGAAAGTTTTCCTTCTGCAATTCGCACTGTGATAGAACAAACAGGGTGGGATGATTTTTTGCGGACGCAAATTAGAGGTCCTCTCTTACATCATCACACATTTAAAATAGCTCTTTCACTGTGTCCAAATGGATGTTCACGTCCACATATTGCGGATATTGGTATTATTCGCGCAAAACAGCCAGCACTTGTAGCAGCTGCTTGTTCGCATTGTGGGCTGTGTGGACGTATTTGCCCAGATAAAGCTATTTCTTATGACAAAGGTGAGCCTGTTTTTGATCTGGATGCATGTGTGCAATGTGGCTTGTGCATACAGAAATGTCCAGAGCGCGCTATTCGTGCATCGGAAGATGGATACAGAATTGTTCTTGGTGGAAAGCTTGGTAGGCATCCGCGCCTTGCATCAGAGCTTAGCGGCATTTTCTGCGAAGAACAGGTGCTTGTCACCATAACAGAATGTTTGTTCTACTACATGGAGCAATATCGTCCAAAGCTACGGTTTGGAACGCTGGTGGAAGAAAACTATGATGCGCTGATGCAGCGCCTAGAGTTGATAAAAACAGTTCGCTGCAAAGGGTAA
- a CDS encoding 4Fe-4S binding protein gives MANAQKMCVSNAETACKTSAVLPMKAGWLIIPVLGLMLLAAHFLRFGDAWLTAAIVITSALCFSRLGWARIVCSLALFLGSFLWIQIGIDFVQMRMAVGAPWGRLAVIMGSVCLFSLAGAWVLSTEKAAARFDKGCSTAISQASVFVLTCGGLWLCRVMPQNMTLLLADRFVPGSGAVEVLCIAGYAAWLCGLLLNKHTQRKARSYAWGFFSVVFFGQLALGLFGFTTFLMTGDLHLPVPALIVAGPLFRGSGFFMLILFSVSVLLAGSAWCSHLCYIGAWDDRLSRMRKGKTGRVPAWVGKVRIAIAVSVFAVALGLNLAGVEVIVAVWLAALFGLAGVAVMFFASSRLKLMVHCSAFCPLGVMSNLLGKISPWRLRFSDDCTKCNACAAVCRYNAITPEQLEKGSPSFSCSLCRDCTAVCKHGAAQIQLFGVASPKVTHLFVVIVTSLHAVFLGVARM, from the coding sequence ATGGCTAATGCGCAGAAAATGTGTGTATCGAATGCGGAGACAGCATGTAAGACCTCCGCTGTTCTCCCTATGAAAGCTGGGTGGCTAATCATTCCCGTGTTGGGCTTGATGCTTCTTGCTGCACATTTTTTGCGCTTTGGCGATGCATGGCTGACGGCGGCGATTGTAATTACGTCCGCTTTATGCTTTTCCCGCTTAGGGTGGGCACGCATTGTGTGCTCACTGGCATTGTTCCTTGGTTCATTTTTGTGGATTCAGATAGGAATTGATTTTGTGCAAATGCGGATGGCAGTCGGCGCACCGTGGGGGCGTCTCGCCGTCATTATGGGGAGCGTATGTTTGTTTAGCCTTGCCGGAGCGTGGGTTCTTAGTACCGAGAAAGCTGCTGCACGGTTTGACAAAGGTTGTTCCACTGCAATTAGTCAGGCTTCAGTTTTTGTATTAACGTGCGGTGGGTTATGGCTCTGCCGTGTTATGCCTCAAAACATGACGTTGCTTCTCGCTGATCGTTTTGTTCCTGGGAGTGGCGCTGTTGAAGTCCTTTGTATCGCTGGGTATGCCGCGTGGTTATGTGGATTGTTGCTCAATAAACACACGCAACGCAAGGCGCGCTCGTACGCTTGGGGCTTTTTTTCTGTTGTATTCTTCGGTCAGCTTGCGCTTGGTTTGTTTGGTTTCACTACATTTCTTATGACAGGAGATTTGCACCTTCCTGTGCCCGCACTTATCGTTGCAGGTCCTTTGTTCAGAGGAAGCGGCTTTTTTATGCTTATTTTATTCTCTGTTTCAGTGCTGCTGGCAGGCTCGGCATGGTGTAGTCATTTATGCTACATCGGCGCTTGGGATGATAGGCTGAGCCGGATGCGTAAAGGAAAAACAGGGCGTGTTCCTGCTTGGGTTGGCAAAGTTCGTATAGCAATTGCTGTGAGTGTTTTTGCTGTTGCGCTGGGACTGAATCTAGCTGGTGTTGAGGTGATAGTGGCTGTGTGGCTTGCGGCACTCTTTGGTCTTGCAGGAGTAGCTGTAATGTTTTTTGCAAGCAGCCGACTGAAATTGATGGTGCATTGCAGCGCGTTTTGTCCGCTTGGAGTGATGTCAAATTTATTGGGGAAAATTAGCCCGTGGCGTTTGCGATTTTCAGATGATTGTACGAAGTGTAATGCCTGTGCTGCGGTATGCCGGTATAATGCAATTACACCTGAACAGTTAGAAAAAGGGTCTCCTTCTTTTTCCTGTTCGTTGTGCCGCGACTGTACCGCAGTCTGCAAACACGGTGCTGCACAGATTCAGCTTTTCGGTGTTGCGTCCCCTAAAGTGACTCATTTATTTGTTGTAATAGTTACATCTTTGCATGCAGTATTCTTAGGGGTTGCCAGAATGTAG
- a CDS encoding 3'-5' exonuclease: MMYDPEQYKRKITKEEINSLPLRRYDGDICLIRNEGELQYAVNRMQEEDLLGFDTETRPTFRKGKINLPSLVQLACSDVVFLIQLNWVPFSEPLISLLADDSILKTGVAVRDDIKDLQKLSPFTDRGVVDLGEIARHIGLETHGLRNLAANLLDFRISKGAQCSNWANKELTHQQIVYAATDAWVSRLIHIKMEETGLMAGLSLD; the protein is encoded by the coding sequence ATGATGTACGATCCAGAACAATATAAACGCAAGATAACTAAAGAAGAGATTAATTCACTGCCGCTGAGACGATACGACGGTGATATTTGTCTTATTCGGAATGAAGGCGAGTTGCAGTACGCTGTAAATCGCATGCAAGAGGAAGACCTGCTTGGGTTTGACACCGAAACAAGACCTACCTTTAGAAAAGGGAAAATAAATCTTCCTTCTTTGGTTCAATTAGCGTGCTCGGATGTTGTCTTCCTCATCCAGCTGAACTGGGTACCGTTTAGTGAACCTCTTATTTCGTTGCTTGCCGACGACTCTATTCTTAAAACAGGAGTAGCCGTCAGGGATGATATTAAAGATTTACAGAAGCTGTCCCCGTTTACAGACAGAGGTGTGGTAGACTTGGGAGAAATCGCCCGTCATATTGGTCTTGAAACTCACGGATTACGCAATCTTGCGGCAAATCTGCTTGACTTCAGGATTTCTAAAGGAGCACAATGTTCCAACTGGGCGAACAAAGAGCTAACACATCAGCAGATAGTGTATGCTGCTACTGATGCTTGGGTTAGCCGTCTTATTCACATTAAAATGGAAGAAACTGGTCTTATGGCTGGTCTTTCCCTTGATTAA
- a CDS encoding response regulator transcription factor, with the protein MTNTILLVEDDEDIRQLLTFTFEAAGFDVITRADGQEGLDAATAEMPDVVILDIMLPSMSGLDICKELKRNADTESIPVIMLTARGEEVDRVVGLELGADDYVVKPFSPRELVLRVRAVLKRNAPAEPVAKQASLKIDGLVMDMDAYKVLIDGEEVLLTATEFKLLAELLKNKGRVRTRDQLLNTVWGYEFEGYARTVDTHVRRLRQKIGDYANYIETMRGVGYRFKD; encoded by the coding sequence ATGACCAATACTATTTTACTTGTAGAAGATGATGAGGATATTAGACAGCTGCTCACCTTTACCTTTGAAGCAGCCGGTTTTGATGTCATCACCCGTGCTGATGGACAGGAAGGGCTAGACGCTGCAACGGCGGAAATGCCAGATGTTGTTATTCTGGATATCATGCTGCCTTCAATGAGCGGGTTGGATATTTGCAAGGAACTTAAACGGAACGCAGATACTGAGTCCATTCCTGTCATTATGCTTACTGCACGCGGTGAAGAAGTTGATCGCGTGGTCGGGCTTGAACTTGGTGCGGACGATTATGTTGTGAAGCCTTTCAGTCCACGGGAATTGGTGCTGCGTGTTCGTGCCGTTCTTAAACGCAATGCTCCGGCAGAACCAGTAGCAAAACAAGCAAGTCTTAAAATAGATGGGCTTGTTATGGATATGGATGCGTACAAAGTCCTCATTGATGGTGAAGAAGTGTTGCTGACTGCAACTGAATTCAAATTGCTCGCAGAATTACTTAAAAATAAAGGGCGGGTGCGTACTCGTGACCAGCTGTTAAACACAGTGTGGGGATATGAATTTGAGGGCTATGCACGAACTGTAGACACACATGTGCGTAGGTTGCGTCAAAAAATCGGTGACTACGCAAACTATATCGAAACGATGCGTGGCGTCGGATACAGGTTTAAAGATTAG
- the pstB gene encoding phosphate ABC transporter ATP-binding protein PstB, giving the protein MKMYAKGLNFYYGDFQALEDITLEFAQNQVTSLIGPSGCGKSTFLRCLNRMNDLIPVARMEGEVVLDGTLINDPKLDVVELRRRVGMVFQKPNPFPKTIFENVAYGLRVNGVKDASFIAAKVEESLKNAALWDEVKDRLETSALGLSGGQQQRLCIARALAVEPEVLLMDEPASALDPIATQKIEELIFELKKRYTIIIVTHSMQQAARVSDNTAFFYMGKLIEHGETEVLFTRPQQKQTEDYITGRFG; this is encoded by the coding sequence ATGAAAATGTATGCCAAGGGGCTGAATTTCTACTACGGTGATTTTCAGGCATTGGAAGATATTACTCTTGAGTTCGCCCAGAATCAGGTTACCTCACTAATTGGTCCTTCTGGCTGTGGTAAATCTACCTTTCTGCGTTGTTTGAATCGCATGAACGATCTTATCCCTGTTGCACGGATGGAAGGGGAGGTTGTTCTTGATGGTACGTTGATTAATGATCCTAAGCTCGATGTGGTTGAACTGCGTCGGCGTGTAGGGATGGTTTTTCAAAAACCTAATCCATTCCCAAAAACAATTTTCGAAAATGTAGCGTACGGGTTGCGTGTTAACGGAGTCAAAGATGCTTCGTTTATTGCAGCAAAAGTTGAAGAAAGTTTAAAAAATGCGGCGTTGTGGGATGAAGTAAAAGACCGCCTTGAAACCTCAGCACTTGGGCTTTCCGGTGGGCAGCAGCAGCGGTTGTGTATTGCCCGTGCTCTTGCAGTAGAGCCTGAGGTGCTGCTGATGGACGAGCCTGCTTCTGCTCTTGATCCTATTGCAACGCAAAAAATTGAAGAGCTTATCTTCGAGTTAAAGAAGAGATACACCATTATTATTGTTACACATAGTATGCAACAGGCAGCCCGTGTTTCTGATAACACGGCATTCTTTTATATGGGCAAGCTTATTGAGCATGGTGAAACAGAAGTCTTATTTACAAGACCGCAGCAAAAACAGACAGAGGACTATATTACCGGTCGATTTGGGTAA
- the phoU gene encoding phosphate signaling complex protein PhoU codes for METQFHGKLDALRVKLLEMAARAQNAVENATEALLQRDADLAERVIAEDRIIDEIECEVDDMSLRLLALDAPVAVDLRSIVGMMRVSVNLERIGDEAVNIARQAKYLSSRPALPFEENLRELCSVALDMLKTSIVALREGDSLLAREVCRMDEECDELDVEVIKELVNYMGYESPAVKRAVAAILSSRSLERVGDLSTNVGEAVVFIIEGESIKHKICSENSVTIREKKSL; via the coding sequence ATGGAGACTCAATTTCATGGTAAGCTTGATGCCCTGCGTGTAAAGTTGCTGGAAATGGCGGCACGGGCGCAGAATGCCGTTGAAAATGCGACGGAAGCCCTGTTGCAGCGTGATGCTGACTTGGCAGAGCGCGTGATAGCAGAAGATAGAATTATTGATGAAATAGAATGTGAAGTGGATGATATGTCCTTGCGGCTGCTTGCGCTTGATGCACCAGTCGCGGTTGATTTACGTTCTATTGTCGGCATGATGCGTGTATCCGTAAATTTAGAGAGGATAGGTGATGAAGCTGTAAATATTGCGCGGCAGGCAAAGTATCTTTCATCACGACCTGCCCTTCCTTTTGAAGAAAATTTGCGCGAATTGTGTTCTGTTGCACTGGATATGCTCAAAACATCTATTGTTGCCTTGCGTGAAGGCGACTCTTTGTTAGCACGTGAAGTATGTCGCATGGATGAAGAGTGTGATGAGCTTGATGTAGAAGTAATCAAAGAGCTGGTAAACTACATGGGCTATGAATCTCCGGCTGTTAAGCGTGCTGTGGCAGCTATTTTGTCTTCCCGCAGTTTAGAGCGTGTGGGAGACTTATCAACTAATGTTGGTGAAGCTGTTGTTTTTATTATTGAAGGTGAAAGCATTAAGCACAAAATATGCAGCGAAAATAGTGTCACGATACGCGAGAAAAAAAGCCTGTAA
- a CDS encoding dicarboxylate/amino acid:cation symporter translates to MKLWTQILIGMIVGVIIGAVAPACVPYVAPVGTLFINAIKMLIVPLVFASLVTGMTSMDDVKKLGRISFKTIGIYLTTTLIAISIGLIVGELLQPGAGMNLAAAGEQVAKEAPSLSKTLTGLIPKNPIDAMVKGNILQIIIFAIFLGLSINLAGEKGAPVKNFFASLAEVMYSMTGIVMACAPYGVAALIAKVVGQYGLDALLPLAKIIGAVYFGAIIHVLITYSSYVTIIARLSPVKFFRGILDALMVAFSTTSSAGTLPATIRCTEKNLGVSPSIASFVLPLGATINMDGTAIYQGVCALFIAQAYNIDLTMGNIATIMLTGTLASIGTAGVPGAGLIMLSLILSSVGLPMEGIALIAGIDRVLDMARTTVNISGDAMTAVLVSRTENELDEEVYNAG, encoded by the coding sequence ATGAAGCTGTGGACCCAAATCCTTATAGGTATGATTGTGGGTGTGATTATCGGCGCTGTTGCGCCAGCATGTGTTCCGTACGTTGCGCCTGTTGGAACACTATTTATTAATGCTATCAAAATGCTTATCGTTCCTTTGGTTTTTGCATCTCTCGTGACTGGTATGACCAGCATGGACGATGTGAAAAAACTCGGACGCATCAGCTTTAAGACTATTGGTATTTACCTCACAACAACGCTGATTGCGATTTCAATCGGTCTTATTGTTGGTGAACTGCTTCAGCCGGGTGCAGGTATGAACCTTGCCGCTGCTGGTGAACAGGTTGCTAAAGAAGCTCCTTCCCTTTCCAAAACATTGACTGGGCTTATTCCTAAGAACCCGATTGATGCAATGGTAAAAGGTAACATTCTTCAGATTATTATCTTTGCAATTTTCCTTGGTCTTTCCATCAACCTTGCTGGTGAAAAAGGCGCTCCTGTTAAGAACTTCTTCGCATCCCTTGCTGAAGTTATGTACTCCATGACCGGTATTGTTATGGCGTGTGCTCCATACGGTGTTGCTGCTCTTATTGCAAAAGTTGTTGGCCAGTATGGTCTTGATGCTCTTCTGCCTTTGGCAAAAATTATCGGTGCTGTGTACTTTGGTGCAATTATCCATGTACTTATAACATACAGCAGCTACGTAACTATTATTGCCCGTCTCAGCCCGGTTAAATTCTTCCGTGGTATTCTTGATGCGCTTATGGTGGCGTTTTCTACCACTTCAAGTGCGGGTACATTGCCTGCGACTATTCGCTGCACAGAAAAAAATCTGGGTGTATCTCCTTCAATCGCCAGCTTTGTTCTTCCACTTGGTGCAACCATCAATATGGACGGCACAGCAATTTATCAGGGTGTGTGTGCGCTCTTTATTGCGCAGGCATACAATATTGACCTGACAATGGGTAATATCGCGACCATCATGCTTACAGGCACACTGGCTTCTATCGGTACTGCTGGTGTTCCGGGTGCAGGTCTTATCATGCTTTCTCTTATCCTCTCTTCAGTAGGTCTTCCTATGGAAGGTATTGCTCTTATTGCGGGCATTGACCGCGTGCTTGATATGGCACGTACTACTGTGAATATTTCCGGTGACGCAATGACTGCTGTTCTTGTTTCCCGTACTGAAAATGAGCTTGATGAAGAAGTGTACAACGCTGGTTAA
- a CDS encoding nuclear transport factor 2 family protein, whose amino-acid sequence MKRLICILILSLLLPVSVCATDTEIQLEKITDPDMAHTLFVKAINEKNVDQLCAMFSEDAVLVLRDGKLEVSGQRSIRRVFSIMVDMVETLSLETVYQVESENTVLFRSKYRSVYNTPDGKVEEVLSSSIDVLEKQPDGTWLFVINHQNGGANVL is encoded by the coding sequence ATGAAAAGATTAATCTGTATTCTTATCCTGTCGCTGCTGTTACCAGTAAGTGTGTGTGCAACGGATACGGAGATTCAGTTAGAGAAAATTACAGATCCGGATATGGCGCACACATTATTTGTAAAAGCGATAAATGAGAAAAATGTAGATCAACTTTGTGCGATGTTTTCTGAAGATGCTGTGCTGGTATTGCGTGATGGAAAACTGGAAGTAAGCGGACAGCGCAGCATTCGCAGGGTGTTTTCCATTATGGTGGATATGGTAGAAACCTTGTCGCTGGAAACGGTGTACCAAGTTGAATCTGAAAATACGGTGCTTTTCCGATCAAAGTATCGTTCTGTGTACAATACACCGGACGGGAAGGTGGAAGAAGTACTGAGCAGCAGCATTGATGTATTAGAAAAACAGCCTGATGGAACATGGTTGTTTGTTATTAATCATCAAAATGGCGGAGCAAATGTTTTGTAG